Part of the Stackebrandtia endophytica genome is shown below.
AAGAGCCAGATCCCGCTGATCCAGCAGATCCTGGACGCGATGGGCGTCGGCTGGTTGACCCTGGAGGGCTATGAGGCCGACGACATCCTCGCCACGCTGGCCACCCAGGCGACCGAGGCGGGTTTCGAAACCCTGATCTGTAGCGGCGACCGCGATGCGCTTCAGTTGGTCAACGAGCAGGTCACCGTCCTGTATCCGGTGAAGGGTGTCTCCGAGTTGAGCCGCATGACGCCGGCCGCGGTCGAGGAGAAGTACGGTGTACCGCCGCAGCGTTACCGTGACCTGGCCGCGCTGGTGGGGGAGAAGAGCGACAACCTTCCGGGCGTTCCCGGTGTCGGACCCAAGACCGCCGCCAAGTGGATCACCGCCTACGACGGGCTTGCCGGTGTGATCGCCTCCGCCGATCAGATCAAGGGCAAGGCAGGTGAGAACCTGCGGGCGCACATGTCGGACGTGATCCGCAATGGACAGCTCAACAAGTTGGTCACCGACGTCGTTCTCGCCAAGAGCGCCGGCGAACTGCGCTGGGAGGGCTGGGACGCCACCGCCACCGCCGAGTTGTTCCAGGTGCTGGAGTTCGTCACGTTGCAGGACCGACTGCGGACGCAACTGGGGCAACGTCAGATCGGCGACATCGCGGAGGTGTCTCCGGTTCCGGTCGTCACCGCGCGACTGAAACTGCTGGGCACCGGGGAACTGGCGGCCTGGCTTAGCGAACACGCCACCGACACCACCGTCGGCCTGGCGGTGGAGGGCCGGTTCGCCGCCGGTGGCGGGGGCATCGACGCGATCGCACTGGCCGTCGAGGGCGAGGAGGCCTGGTGTGACCCGGCGGCCTTCGACGGATCCGACGAGGCCGCCTGGTTGGCGTGGTTGGCCGATGCCGACGCCGTCAAGGTCGTCCACGAGGCGAAACAACTGTTGTGGGCGGCGGCCCCGCTGGGTTGGAAGGTCGCCGGTATCACCTGTGACACCGCGCTGGCGGCCTACCTGATTCGGCCCGACCTGCGTTCCTACGGCCTCGACGTGTTGGTGGAGCGATACCTGGGACGTCAACTCGGTCCGGTCGTGGAAGAGGAGGCTCAGCCGACTCTGGTCGGACTGGACGAGTCCGGTCCCGGTGAGGCGGCGGCAACGCTGGCCCGTCGGGCCACGGCCGTGCACGATCTGGCCGCGGTTCTGGTCAAGGAATTGGAGTCTCACAACGCCGACGAACTGTTGACCGACATGGAACTGCCGGTGCAACGGGTGCTGGCCGACATGGAGACCCGCGGTATCGCCGCCGACGTGGCACACCTGTCGGACCTGGCCGCGTCCTTCGCCGCACAGGCCGCTGAAGCGGTCACCGACGCGCACGCCGCCGTGGACCAACAGTTCAACCTGCGTTCCCCGAAACAGTTGCAGGAGATCCTGTTCGACAAACTGGGGATGCCCAAGACCAAGCGCACCAAGACCGGTTACACCACCGACGCCGAGGCGCTGGCGAGCCTGTTCGCCAAGACCGAACACCCGGTGCTGGCGGCGATCCTGCGGCACCGCGACGTCGAGAAGCTCAAGCAGACCGTCGACGGGCTGCTGGCGTCGGTGGCCGACGACGGCCGCATCCACACCACGTTCCACCAGACGGTCGCGGCCACCGGCCGGTTGTCGTCCTCGGACCCCAACCTTCAGAACATTCCGGTGCGCACCGAGGCGGGGCGCCGCATCCGGCGCGGGTTCGTCGTCTCGCAGGGTTTCGACGCCCTGATGACCTGTGACTACAGCCAGATCGAGATGCGGATCATGGCGCACCTGTCGGCCGACGCCGGCCTGATCGAGGCGTTCAACACCGGCGAGGACCTGCACACCACGGTCGCCTCCCGCGTGTTCGGTGTCGAACCCGGCGCGGTCGACGCCGAGCAGCGACGCCGGATCAAGGCGATGTCCTATGGGCTGGCCTACGGTTTGTCGGCCTACGGACTGTCTCAGCAGCTGGGCATCAAGCCCGAAGAGGCCCGCGGCCTCATGGACGAGTACTTCGACAGGTTCGGCGGGGTCCGCGACTATCTGCGTTCGGTGGTCGATGAGGCCCGCCGCAAGGGATACACCGAGACGATGTTCGGCCGACGCCGGTACCTGCCGGACCTGTCGAGCGACAATCGCCAGCGGCGTGAGATGGCCGAGCGGGCGGCGTTGAACGCGCCGATTCAGGGCAGCGCCGCCGACATCATGAAGATCGCGATGCTGCGTGTCGAGCGGGCGTTGGCGGACCAGGGATTGACGTCTCGACTGTTGCTCCAGGTGCACGACGAGCTGGTCCTGGAGGTGACCGGGGACGAACGTGTCGCCGTTGAATCGTTGGTGCGGGAGCAGATGTCGGCCGCCGCGACGCTGGCCGTTCCGTTGGAGGTGTCGGTCGGCTTCGGGACCGATTGGGACACCGCTGCGCACTGACCGCGCCAGGGATG
Proteins encoded:
- the polA gene encoding DNA polymerase I; the protein is MTQTVPRLLLIDGHSMAYRAFFALPAENFSTTTGQTTNAAYGFASMLINVLRDEDPTHVAVAFDVSRASFRTEQYPEYKEGRAATPDEFKSQIPLIQQILDAMGVGWLTLEGYEADDILATLATQATEAGFETLICSGDRDALQLVNEQVTVLYPVKGVSELSRMTPAAVEEKYGVPPQRYRDLAALVGEKSDNLPGVPGVGPKTAAKWITAYDGLAGVIASADQIKGKAGENLRAHMSDVIRNGQLNKLVTDVVLAKSAGELRWEGWDATATAELFQVLEFVTLQDRLRTQLGQRQIGDIAEVSPVPVVTARLKLLGTGELAAWLSEHATDTTVGLAVEGRFAAGGGGIDAIALAVEGEEAWCDPAAFDGSDEAAWLAWLADADAVKVVHEAKQLLWAAAPLGWKVAGITCDTALAAYLIRPDLRSYGLDVLVERYLGRQLGPVVEEEAQPTLVGLDESGPGEAAATLARRATAVHDLAAVLVKELESHNADELLTDMELPVQRVLADMETRGIAADVAHLSDLAASFAAQAAEAVTDAHAAVDQQFNLRSPKQLQEILFDKLGMPKTKRTKTGYTTDAEALASLFAKTEHPVLAAILRHRDVEKLKQTVDGLLASVADDGRIHTTFHQTVAATGRLSSSDPNLQNIPVRTEAGRRIRRGFVVSQGFDALMTCDYSQIEMRIMAHLSADAGLIEAFNTGEDLHTTVASRVFGVEPGAVDAEQRRRIKAMSYGLAYGLSAYGLSQQLGIKPEEARGLMDEYFDRFGGVRDYLRSVVDEARRKGYTETMFGRRRYLPDLSSDNRQRREMAERAALNAPIQGSAADIMKIAMLRVERALADQGLTSRLLLQVHDELVLEVTGDERVAVESLVREQMSAAATLAVPLEVSVGFGTDWDTAAH